The Salvelinus sp. IW2-2015 linkage group LG8, ASM291031v2, whole genome shotgun sequence genome window below encodes:
- the zmp:0000000760 gene encoding LOW QUALITY PROTEIN: collagen alpha-1(IX) chain (The sequence of the model RefSeq protein was modified relative to this genomic sequence to represent the inferred CDS: inserted 2 bases in 2 codons), with protein MPAFKEMLVFPVLLALVGLTKCQELPSYDMLEEFRVSKSRGVRKVDGSEPDSVAYRVNPAIHLRKTMSDVYPDGLPSDYSVIATFKVTKDTAKRSWNLWQVSDPDGREQVGLRFQGDTRSLDFFYTSPHGTQMLRTFHRVDKLFDGEWHKLALQVKADKVKLLVDCEEVSVELIDDPRPIIRQGYTSIVKRAVGDRSASVDLQQMDVSCDPEKAYSEGCCELSSVCGGHAEIGLTAGRATCKCMHGQPGNQGPPGPKGHRGLPGNTGEPGRLGNWGGMGQTGDYGHVGEPGPKGIAGISGNKGMRGLHGLDGDRGPKGLKGLHGAGGFKGTQGSPGELGGTGVQGETGDPGPLGYEGIPGYTGVKGEEGASGVEGPPGSQGKQGVVGDPGESGVAGEKGKPGTQGSKGRYGTIGQKGIIGDPGLPGRDGDIGIEAYQGPQGPEGRNGQFGIMGEKGMLGPAGEMGPQGQTGPRGYKGSAAKPGRPGFIGPPGPVGHVGVAGRPGPKGDIGIEGIQGVNGETGEKGEKGPKGEVGDAGAQGPHGGXGKRGPGGEPGRTGPVGTKGVRGDGGPVGFQGPPGPPGPTLSAQHVIEXCKRVVLEQMSTFANSVKRTCAAGCPLYGDVPXGAPGPSGQKGPPGPPGGDGIAGVNGEIGQPGFYGEVGDAGQQGQPGDQGDQGDKGAEGHGLPGYIGDQGPKGQRGRPGRAFNGTPGREGERGHVGRPGLRGHPGLRGVPGVCQTTGCALLNNGTTNGSPQNAPQRLRRHP; from the exons CGATGTGTACCCCGACGGCCTGCCCTCCGACTACTCCGTCATTGCCACATTTAAGGTGACGAAGGACACCGCCAAGAGGTCCTGGAACTTGTGGCAGGTCAGCGACCCCGATGGACGTGAACAGGTGGGCCTRCGTTTTCAGGGCGACACACGCTCTCTGGACTTCTTCTACACCAGCCCCCATGGCACCCAGATGCTACGCACCTTCCACCGGGTGGACAAGTTGTTTGATGGAGAGTGGCACAAGCTGGCGCTGCAGGTCAAGGCCGATAAGGTCAAGTTGCTGGTGGACTGCGAGGAGGTGAGCGTGGAGCTCATCGATGATCCTAGACCCATCATCCGCCAGGGTTACACCTCTATCGTGAAGAGGGCTGTGGGAGATCGCTCCGCCTCA GTAGACCTCCAACAGATGGATGTGTCCTGTGATCCAGAGAAGGCCTACTCAGAAGGCTGCTGTGAGCTCTCCAGTGTG tGTGGAGGGCATGCTGAGATTGGCCTGACAGCAGGAAGGGCCACCTGTAAGTGTATGCACGGACAGCCTGGCAACCAGGGACCCCCAGGACCGAAG GGTCACAGAGGTCTCCCAGGCAACACAGGAGAGCCAGGAAGACTAGGCAACTGG GGAGGTATGGGACAGACAGGTGACTATGGCCACGTTGGAGAGCCAGGCCCTAAG GGCATCGCAGGAATCAGCGGGAACAAGGGGATGAGAGGACTTCACGGCCTTGAT GGCGACAGAGGTCCCAAAGGTCTGAAGGGATTACATGGCGCCGGGGGCTTCAAG GGAACTCAGGGGTCACCTGGAGAGCTGGGTGGGACCGGAGTACAAGGAGAAACG GGTGATCCAGGTCCACTTGGATATGAAGGAATTCCAGGATATACAGGAGTGAAG GGAGAAGAAGGGGCCTCCGGTGTTGAAGGACCTCCTGGGTCACAGGGAAAGCAG GGTGTTGTAGGTGATCCTGGAGAGTCAGGAGTTGCTGGGGAAAAGGGAAAACCT GGAACCCAAGGATCAAAAGGAAGATATGGCACCATTGGACAAAAG GGCATTATAGGAGATCCTGGTTTGCCCGGGAGAGATGGGGACATAGGAATAGAG GCTTACCAAGGACCCCAGGGCCCGGAGGGCAGAAACGGACAATTCGGAATAATG ggagagaaaggaatgCTGGGGCCGGCAGGGGAGATGGGGCCTCAAGGCCAAACA ggCCCCAGAGGTTATAAAGGATCAGCAGCAAAGCCAGGAAGACCCGGATTTATTGGACCCCCAGGACCTGTC GGGCATGTGGGAGTAGCTGGCCGGCCAGGCCCCAAG GGAGATATAGGCATTGAAGGGATCCAAGGTGTCAATGGTGAAACG ggagaaaaaggagaaaagggcCCCAAAGGCGAG GTTGGAGACGCGGGTGCACAGGGTCCCCACGGTGGCRGGGGGAAGCGTGGGCCAGGGGGCGAGCCTGGACGCACAGGCCCAGTCGGAACAAAGGGGGTCCGTGGCGATGGAGGACCAGTCGGATTTCAGGGGCCGCCAGGGCCACCG GGCCCAACCCTCTCCGCACAACACGTGATTG TCTGCAAAAGAGTGGTGCTGGAACAGATGTCCACCTTTGCTAACTCGGTGAAGAGGACGTGTGCCGCCGGGTGCCCACTCTACGGAGACGTCC TTGGTGCCCCCGGTCCTTCTGGACAAAAGGGACCCCCGGGACCTCCA GGTGGTGATGGTATTGCCGGTGTGAATGGAGAGATCGGACAACCAGGATTCTATGGGGAGGTAGGAGACGCAGGCCAACAAGGACAGCCAg GGGATCAAGGAGATCAAGGAGATAAGGGAGCAGAGGGCCATGGCCTACCTGGCTACATCGGAGACCAGGGACCAAAGG GCCAACGTGGAAGACCTGGCAGAGCCTTCAATGGCACACCAGgacgagagggcgagagaggccATGTAGGCCGGCCTGGACTGAGAGGTCACCCAGGACTACGAGGAGTCCCAGGCGTGTGTCAGACCACTGGGTGTGCTCTGCTAAACAACGGCACAACCAACGGATCACCTCAGAATGCACCCCAGAGGTTGAGAAGACACCCATAG